A stretch of the Mycobacterium sp. ITM-2016-00317 genome encodes the following:
- a CDS encoding urease subunit beta: MHLTPKDEDRLLLFLAAELARKHRSAGLALSYAEARALIADEVVEAARAGASVAEAAAHGASVLTDDDVLPGVPTLLGSVQVEAFFEDGQKLVTVHDAIGPGSGATPQPDVVPGEVLPCDGELELNAGRAGTTVVVDNTGDRPIQVGSHFHFFEVNRALRFDRAASFGMRLDIPSGTAVRFEPGEQQEVRLTSYGGQRTVIGQNDVTNADTSGPAGPELMARMHELGFLDAPRSS, encoded by the coding sequence ATGCATCTGACACCGAAGGACGAGGACCGGCTGCTGCTGTTCCTGGCCGCCGAGCTGGCGCGCAAGCACCGCTCGGCGGGCCTGGCCCTCAGCTACGCCGAGGCGCGGGCCCTGATCGCCGACGAAGTGGTCGAGGCCGCGCGTGCGGGTGCCAGTGTCGCCGAGGCCGCCGCCCACGGCGCCTCGGTGCTCACCGACGACGACGTGCTGCCGGGCGTGCCGACACTGCTGGGTTCGGTCCAGGTCGAGGCGTTCTTCGAGGACGGCCAGAAGCTGGTCACCGTGCACGACGCGATCGGCCCGGGCAGCGGAGCAACACCGCAGCCCGACGTCGTTCCCGGCGAGGTCCTGCCGTGTGACGGCGAGCTGGAACTCAACGCAGGCCGCGCCGGGACGACGGTGGTGGTCGACAACACCGGCGACCGCCCGATCCAGGTCGGTTCGCATTTCCACTTCTTCGAGGTGAACCGCGCGCTGCGTTTCGACCGGGCCGCGAGCTTCGGCATGCGCCTGGACATTCCGTCCGGCACCGCGGTGCGCTTCGAACCCGGTGAGCAACAGGAGGTCCGGTTGACCAGCTACGGCGGTCAGCGCACCGTGATCGGCCAGAACGACGTGACCAACGCCGACACCTCCGGACCTGCCGGCCCCGAACTGATGGCCCGCATGCACGAGCTCGGGTTCCTCGACGCCCCGAGGAGCAGCTGA
- a CDS encoding UBP-type zinc finger domain-containing protein has protein sequence MGDVRGETVDPSVPPTGTGCVECDAVGGWWVHLRRCAACGHIGCCDDSPAKHASAHWRTTGHPIIRSFEPGEDWFWNYDTDAYYDGPELAPPQSRPADQTAPGPRGRVPADWVARLQAGRG, from the coding sequence GTGGGCGACGTTCGCGGCGAGACAGTGGATCCCTCGGTGCCGCCCACCGGCACCGGTTGTGTGGAGTGCGATGCCGTCGGCGGCTGGTGGGTGCATCTGCGCCGGTGCGCGGCCTGCGGCCACATCGGCTGTTGCGACGACTCCCCGGCCAAGCACGCGTCGGCGCACTGGCGCACCACCGGCCATCCGATCATCCGGTCGTTCGAACCGGGCGAGGACTGGTTCTGGAATTACGACACCGATGCGTACTACGACGGACCCGAACTGGCCCCGCCGCAGAGCCGACCGGCCGACCAGACGGCACCGGGCCCGCGCGGACGGGTGCCCGCGGACTGGGTTGCCCGGCTGCAGGCCGGTCGCGGCTGA
- the urtA gene encoding urea ABC transporter substrate-binding protein — protein sequence MSDFRRCSVAVLAAAALLTAGCGSRAGDEGAAAARESCVDTSGDTIKVGAINSLSGGLAVSESVIRDAITLAVEQVNASGGVLGKQLQLISEDGASEPTIFAEKAQKLVQSDCVAVVFGGYTSASRKAMLPVFEDNDALLYYGQQYEGLESSPNIFYTGATTNQQIIPSLDYLKEQGVKSLYLVGSDYVFPRTSNAIVKAYAQANGIEIKGEDYTPLGSTDFSTIVNKIRTADADAVFNVVVGDSLNAFFREYRSAGLTAEAMPVMSMCVGEEEVRSIGAPTLVNQLSSWNYYQTLDSPANNTFVEDFKARFGADRVTSDPMESAYAAVMLWKATVEKANSFAVPDIQEAADGVTVDVPEGTMTVDGENHHVTKTARIGRVAQDGLIYQVWESPAPIEPDPYLKDYPWAAGITG from the coding sequence ATGAGCGATTTCCGGCGTTGTTCCGTCGCGGTGCTGGCAGCGGCGGCACTTCTGACCGCCGGGTGCGGCAGCCGGGCGGGCGACGAGGGTGCGGCCGCAGCGCGCGAAAGCTGCGTCGACACCTCCGGCGACACCATCAAGGTCGGCGCCATCAACTCCCTCTCGGGCGGACTGGCGGTCAGCGAATCGGTGATCCGCGACGCGATCACGCTGGCCGTCGAGCAGGTCAACGCCTCCGGCGGCGTGCTGGGCAAACAGCTCCAGCTGATCAGCGAGGACGGCGCCTCCGAGCCCACCATCTTCGCCGAGAAGGCACAGAAACTGGTCCAGTCCGACTGTGTCGCCGTGGTTTTCGGCGGCTACACGTCCGCCAGCCGCAAGGCGATGCTGCCCGTTTTCGAAGACAACGACGCCCTGCTCTACTACGGCCAGCAGTACGAGGGGCTGGAGAGTTCGCCGAACATCTTCTACACCGGCGCCACCACCAATCAGCAGATCATCCCGTCGCTGGACTACCTCAAAGAGCAAGGGGTGAAGTCGCTGTACCTGGTCGGCAGCGACTACGTGTTCCCGCGCACCTCGAACGCGATCGTCAAGGCCTACGCGCAGGCCAACGGCATCGAGATCAAGGGCGAGGACTACACGCCGCTGGGCAGCACCGACTTCTCCACCATCGTCAACAAGATCCGCACCGCCGACGCCGACGCGGTGTTCAACGTCGTGGTCGGCGACTCCCTCAACGCGTTCTTCCGGGAATACCGCAGCGCTGGCCTGACCGCCGAGGCCATGCCGGTGATGTCGATGTGCGTCGGCGAGGAAGAGGTGCGCAGCATCGGCGCACCGACGCTGGTGAACCAGCTGTCGTCGTGGAACTACTACCAGACGCTGGACTCGCCGGCGAACAACACGTTCGTCGAGGACTTCAAGGCGCGCTTCGGCGCCGACCGGGTCACCTCCGATCCGATGGAATCGGCCTACGCGGCGGTGATGCTGTGGAAAGCGACTGTGGAGAAGGCGAACTCGTTCGCCGTGCCGGACATCCAGGAAGCCGCCGACGGCGTCACCGTCGACGTCCCCGAGGGCACCATGACCGTCGACGGCGAGAACCACCACGTCACCAAGACCGCACGGATCGGGCGCGTCGCCCAGGACGGCCTGATCTACCAGGTGTGGGAGTCCCCGGCGCCCATCGAGCCGGACCCGTACCTGAAGGACTACCCGTGGGCCGCCGGGATCACAGGCTGA
- a CDS encoding urease accessory protein UreE: MKAQNVLGDISEPRFAGRARHHVDIGWGDAAKHRQVVTADTGLVVQLTLPRGTFLRAGAVIAEDDASVVVVRRPAEDAIAVRFEDNDGVAGARRMLLLGYLLGNQHAPIDVGEHTVAAPLFTSAHAARELLAELGVVGDVTTVALAGDGWSRTSSDAHAGHRH; this comes from the coding sequence ATGAAGGCACAGAACGTCCTCGGCGACATCTCCGAGCCGAGATTCGCCGGACGCGCGCGTCATCACGTCGACATCGGCTGGGGGGACGCGGCGAAACACCGCCAGGTCGTGACCGCCGACACGGGGCTGGTCGTGCAGCTCACGTTGCCGCGGGGCACGTTCCTGCGGGCGGGTGCGGTGATCGCCGAAGACGATGCCTCGGTGGTGGTGGTCCGGCGTCCCGCCGAAGACGCCATCGCGGTCCGCTTCGAGGACAACGACGGTGTGGCCGGTGCCCGCAGGATGCTGCTGCTCGGCTATCTGCTCGGCAACCAGCACGCCCCGATCGACGTCGGTGAGCACACCGTGGCCGCCCCGCTGTTCACCAGCGCGCACGCCGCCCGCGAGTTGCTCGCCGAGCTGGGCGTCGTCGGCGACGTCACGACGGTCGCCCTTGCCGGTGACGGCTGGTCCCGAACCTCCTCGGATGCCCATGCCGGCCACCGCCACTGA
- a CDS encoding MBL fold metallo-hydrolase, which produces MRVHHLNCGTLRPPGVDTMVCHVLLVESDAGLVLVDTGFGIRDCDDPGRYGRIRRRLVRPRFDHDETAVRQIARLGFRTADVRHIVVTHFDADHIGGLADFPDADVHVTAAEARGAMRSRKISNRMRFRPPQWAHGPKIVEHDVDGEAWRGFAAAKELTPIGPGFVLVSLPGHTEGHACVAVDAGHRWVLHGGDSFYHPGTLAGSPPVPALTTLMENLVASDRAKVRQNHVRLAELYRHGHPDLMMLCSHDRTLYEQARATATPGQ; this is translated from the coding sequence GTGCGAGTCCACCACCTCAACTGCGGGACGCTACGACCCCCGGGCGTCGACACGATGGTCTGCCACGTTCTGCTCGTCGAGTCCGACGCCGGACTGGTACTCGTGGACACGGGTTTCGGGATCCGCGACTGTGACGATCCGGGGCGCTACGGACGCATCCGGCGTCGGCTGGTCCGGCCCCGATTCGACCACGACGAAACCGCGGTCAGACAGATCGCGCGACTCGGGTTCCGCACCGCCGATGTTCGCCACATCGTGGTGACCCACTTCGACGCCGACCACATCGGTGGACTCGCCGACTTCCCCGACGCGGACGTGCACGTCACCGCCGCAGAAGCCCGCGGAGCGATGCGGTCGCGCAAGATCTCGAACCGGATGCGCTTCCGGCCCCCGCAATGGGCGCACGGCCCGAAGATCGTCGAGCACGACGTCGACGGCGAAGCCTGGCGTGGCTTCGCGGCCGCGAAGGAACTCACCCCGATCGGGCCGGGCTTCGTGCTGGTTTCCCTGCCCGGTCATACCGAAGGCCATGCCTGTGTCGCGGTCGACGCCGGACACCGCTGGGTGCTGCACGGCGGCGACTCGTTCTACCACCCCGGCACCCTCGCAGGCTCCCCGCCGGTGCCCGCGCTGACCACGCTGATGGAGAATCTCGTCGCCTCCGACCGGGCGAAAGTCCGGCAGAACCACGTCCGCCTCGCCGAGCTCTACCGGCACGGCCACCCCGACCTCATGATGCTGTGCTCACATGACCGGACGCTCTACGAGCAGGCCAGAGCCACCGCCACGCCCGGTCAGTGA
- a CDS encoding TIGR03564 family F420-dependent LLM class oxidoreductase gives MAAGIMLFANAQAQNAVDDYIDQARRAHRRGVRQVWVAQQNDHDAISLAGLIGAAVPGLGTGTAAVPFNPRHPLTLAAQAQTAQAAAHGNFSLGLGLGAHEIERVTFGSSWPNTIKRLREYLTVLRAVFDAGAVDFHGEEFTAAPAWPVNLAGGSQVPIYVAAMGPKALQVTGELADGTLPYLAGPRALEEFIVPTVTKAAADAGRPAPRVVAMVPALLSDDVAAARAEAVEQLSFYATIPSYQRVLAREGIDSVAGIADLAALGDAGAIRRTVQRYLDAGATDIVLSPVDRTRPDEELWELAATL, from the coding sequence ATGGCCGCTGGAATCATGCTTTTCGCGAACGCACAGGCGCAGAACGCCGTCGACGACTACATCGACCAGGCCCGCCGTGCCCACCGGCGGGGCGTCCGGCAGGTCTGGGTGGCCCAGCAGAACGACCACGACGCGATCTCGCTGGCGGGGCTGATCGGCGCGGCGGTCCCGGGGCTCGGCACCGGAACCGCAGCGGTGCCGTTCAATCCGCGGCATCCGCTCACCCTGGCGGCGCAGGCCCAGACCGCCCAGGCGGCCGCGCACGGCAACTTCAGCCTCGGGCTGGGTCTGGGCGCCCATGAGATCGAACGTGTCACCTTCGGGTCGTCCTGGCCGAACACCATCAAGCGGTTGCGCGAGTACCTGACCGTCCTGCGCGCGGTATTCGACGCCGGCGCAGTCGATTTCCATGGTGAGGAATTCACCGCGGCACCGGCATGGCCGGTGAACCTGGCGGGCGGTTCGCAGGTACCCATCTACGTCGCGGCGATGGGACCCAAGGCGCTGCAGGTAACCGGGGAACTCGCCGACGGCACCCTGCCCTATCTGGCCGGGCCCCGCGCGCTCGAGGAGTTCATCGTGCCGACCGTGACGAAGGCCGCCGCCGATGCGGGCCGACCGGCGCCGCGGGTCGTCGCGATGGTGCCGGCTTTGCTCTCCGACGACGTCGCCGCGGCACGGGCTGAGGCCGTTGAACAACTCAGCTTCTACGCCACCATCCCGTCCTATCAGAGGGTCCTTGCCCGGGAGGGCATCGACAGTGTGGCCGGCATCGCCGACCTGGCCGCCCTCGGGGACGCCGGCGCGATACGGCGCACAGTGCAGCGTTACCTCGATGCCGGCGCCACCGACATCGTGCTCAGTCCCGTGGACCGGACCCGGCCCGACGAGGAACTCTGGGAGCTAGCCGCGACGCTCTAG
- a CDS encoding urease accessory UreF family protein — protein MPATATDPDIALVLWMQLHDSAFPTGRMVHSQGLEQWLAERPDAGHDAIGAAVLAYLASSYAPLDATIGAAAWRAGTDDRALCELDELAATYKLFDNARIASESAGRQLATVARQTGLAADCRYLDAVVDGVTPGHCAVVEGALQARLGIPVRVAALGSMRSMMASMLSAAIRLGRLGPLHSQRIQARSAPCLVELARQACERDVGDVWSVAPTLEISGMRHESRSARLFTT, from the coding sequence ATGCCGGCCACCGCCACTGACCCCGACATCGCGCTCGTGCTGTGGATGCAGCTGCACGACAGCGCCTTTCCGACCGGACGCATGGTGCACAGCCAAGGCCTCGAGCAGTGGCTCGCCGAGCGTCCCGACGCCGGCCACGACGCCATCGGGGCCGCGGTGCTCGCCTACCTGGCGAGCAGCTACGCGCCGCTGGACGCCACCATCGGTGCGGCGGCCTGGCGCGCGGGCACCGACGATCGGGCCCTGTGTGAGCTCGACGAGCTCGCGGCGACCTACAAGCTGTTCGACAACGCCCGGATCGCGTCGGAATCCGCGGGCCGCCAGCTCGCGACGGTGGCCCGGCAGACCGGGCTGGCCGCCGACTGCCGGTACCTGGACGCGGTGGTCGACGGAGTGACGCCCGGCCACTGCGCGGTGGTCGAGGGCGCACTGCAGGCCAGGCTCGGCATCCCGGTGCGCGTCGCCGCGCTCGGCTCGATGCGTTCGATGATGGCGTCGATGCTCAGCGCCGCGATCCGGCTCGGCCGCCTCGGGCCCCTGCACAGCCAGCGGATCCAGGCCCGCAGCGCGCCGTGCCTGGTCGAGCTGGCACGCCAGGCCTGTGAGCGCGACGTGGGCGACGTGTGGAGCGTGGCCCCGACCCTGGAGATCAGCGGGATGCGTCACGAGAGCCGTTCGGCCCGCCTGTTCACCACGTGA
- a CDS encoding SRPBCC family protein, translated as MAVRASSEVVIEAPPEAILDALADIEAVSSWSSLHKDAEVVDRHPDGRPHHVRTTVAIMGLTDHEMLEYHWGDDWVVWDAERTSRQRCQHGEYNLTAVGEGRTRVRFDLLLDLAAPFPKFLVKRAKKMVLDVALENLRLRVLAAQ; from the coding sequence ATGGCGGTGCGCGCGTCCAGCGAAGTGGTGATCGAGGCCCCACCCGAGGCGATCCTGGATGCCCTGGCCGACATCGAGGCGGTGTCCTCGTGGTCGTCGCTGCACAAGGACGCGGAGGTCGTGGATCGTCATCCCGACGGCCGGCCGCACCACGTCAGGACCACGGTCGCGATCATGGGTTTGACCGACCACGAAATGCTGGAGTACCACTGGGGCGACGATTGGGTGGTGTGGGACGCCGAACGCACGTCGCGGCAGCGTTGTCAGCACGGCGAGTACAACCTGACCGCGGTGGGGGAGGGTCGGACCCGGGTGCGTTTCGACCTGCTCCTCGACCTGGCCGCCCCTTTCCCGAAATTCCTCGTCAAACGCGCCAAGAAGATGGTGCTCGACGTCGCGCTGGAGAATCTCCGTCTGCGTGTGCTGGCCGCGCAATAG
- a CDS encoding SRPBCC family protein: MATKDSREVVIEATPEQILDVIADVEATPSWSPQYQKAEILERYEDGRPKQVKMTVKAAGLTDEQVIEYTWGDNEVRWTLVSATQLKAQDAGYRLTPDGDKTRVKFDIAIDLSVPLPGFIIKRTMKGGVETATDGLRKQVLKVNGN, encoded by the coding sequence ATGGCAACCAAGGATTCCCGCGAGGTCGTGATCGAGGCAACTCCCGAGCAGATTCTCGACGTCATCGCCGACGTCGAGGCCACGCCGAGCTGGTCGCCGCAGTACCAGAAGGCGGAGATCCTGGAGCGCTACGAGGACGGCAGGCCCAAGCAGGTCAAGATGACCGTCAAAGCCGCGGGCCTCACCGACGAACAGGTCATCGAATACACCTGGGGCGACAACGAAGTCAGGTGGACGCTGGTCTCGGCCACCCAGCTCAAAGCCCAGGACGCCGGCTACCGCCTCACTCCGGACGGTGACAAGACCCGGGTGAAGTTCGACATCGCGATCGACCTGTCGGTGCCGTTGCCGGGGTTCATCATCAAGCGCACGATGAAGGGCGGCGTGGAGACCGCCACCGACGGGTTGCGCAAGCAGGTGCTCAAAGTCAACGGAAATTAG
- a CDS encoding pyridoxal phosphate-dependent aminotransferase, whose amino-acid sequence MTVQRLQPYAVTVFAEMSALATRVGAVNLGQGFPDEDGPPAMLKAAENAIAEGVNQYPPGLGIAPLRQAIADQRRRRYGTVYDPDTEVLVTVGATEAIAASVLGLVEPGSEVLLIEPFYDSYSPVIAMAGCHRRAVPMRRDGLGFAIDIEGLRAAVTPRTRALIVNSPHNPTGAVATDDELRALAELAVEADLLVITDEVYEHLVFDGRQHRPLANYPGMAERTVTISSAGKMFNATGWKIGWACGPSDLIAGVRAAKQYLSYVGGAPFQPAVAQALDTQDAWVDALRVTFQNRRDRLGSALTDLGFEVHDTHGTYFLCVDPRPLGYPDSTAFCADLPEKVGVAAIPMSAFCDPAGAHAEEWKHLVRFAFCKRDATLDEAIRRLRTLERRG is encoded by the coding sequence GTGACGGTGCAACGGCTCCAGCCCTACGCGGTGACGGTCTTCGCCGAGATGTCGGCGCTGGCCACCCGCGTCGGCGCGGTCAACCTCGGTCAGGGATTCCCGGACGAAGACGGTCCGCCCGCCATGCTCAAGGCGGCCGAGAACGCGATCGCCGAAGGCGTCAACCAGTACCCGCCCGGCCTGGGCATCGCGCCGCTGCGACAGGCCATCGCCGACCAGCGCAGACGCCGCTACGGCACGGTGTACGACCCCGACACCGAGGTGCTGGTCACCGTGGGCGCCACCGAGGCCATCGCGGCGTCGGTGCTCGGTCTGGTCGAGCCGGGTTCCGAGGTGCTGCTGATCGAGCCGTTCTACGACTCGTACTCCCCCGTCATCGCGATGGCCGGCTGTCACCGTCGCGCGGTCCCGATGCGGCGCGACGGCCTGGGCTTCGCGATCGACATCGAGGGCCTGCGCGCCGCGGTGACCCCGAGGACCCGTGCGTTGATCGTCAATTCACCGCACAACCCGACCGGCGCCGTGGCCACCGACGACGAACTGCGCGCACTGGCCGAACTCGCCGTCGAGGCGGACCTGCTGGTGATCACCGACGAGGTCTACGAGCACCTCGTCTTCGACGGCAGACAGCACCGGCCGCTGGCCAACTATCCGGGGATGGCCGAGCGCACCGTCACCATCTCCAGTGCAGGAAAGATGTTCAACGCGACCGGCTGGAAGATCGGGTGGGCATGCGGGCCAAGCGATCTCATCGCCGGCGTGCGTGCGGCCAAGCAGTACCTCAGCTATGTGGGCGGTGCGCCCTTCCAGCCCGCGGTCGCGCAGGCGCTGGACACCCAGGACGCGTGGGTGGACGCGCTGCGCGTGACGTTCCAGAACCGCCGCGACCGGCTGGGCTCGGCGTTGACCGACCTCGGGTTCGAGGTGCACGACACTCACGGAACCTATTTTCTCTGCGTCGACCCGCGTCCTCTGGGATATCCCGACAGCACGGCGTTCTGCGCGGACCTGCCCGAGAAGGTCGGGGTGGCGGCGATCCCGATGTCGGCATTCTGCGATCCCGCGGGGGCCCATGCCGAGGAGTGGAAACACCTGGTGCGCTTCGCATTCTGCAAACGTGATGCCACGCTCGACGAAGCGATCCGGCGGCTGCGGACCCTAGAGCGTCGCGGCTAG
- the ureG gene encoding urease accessory protein UreG codes for MSEPVRIGIGGPVGSGKTRLVETLVPRLSGAGYSVAVITNDLVTDEDAQRVRRSGVIDPARVLAVETGACPHTAIREDPSANLAAADRLSRQFPDLDVILIESGGDNLAATFTSDLVDFWIFVIDTSAGDDIPRKKGIGLLQADLLVVNKIDLAPMVGADLDMMRRDCAAARPVKPTVFTDLRSGHGLPELTERLIDGAMLGVGVP; via the coding sequence ATGTCTGAGCCAGTGCGCATCGGCATCGGCGGTCCGGTCGGATCGGGCAAGACCCGTCTCGTCGAAACCCTGGTGCCGCGGCTGTCCGGCGCCGGGTACAGCGTCGCCGTCATCACCAACGACCTGGTGACCGACGAGGACGCGCAACGCGTCCGGCGCAGCGGCGTCATCGATCCCGCGCGTGTGCTCGCCGTGGAGACCGGCGCATGCCCGCACACCGCGATCCGCGAGGACCCGTCGGCGAACCTCGCCGCGGCCGACCGCCTGAGCCGACAGTTCCCCGATCTCGACGTGATCCTCATCGAGTCGGGCGGCGACAACCTCGCGGCCACGTTCACGTCCGACCTGGTGGACTTCTGGATCTTCGTGATCGACACCTCCGCCGGCGATGACATCCCCCGTAAGAAGGGCATCGGTCTGCTGCAGGCAGATCTTCTGGTGGTCAACAAGATCGACCTCGCGCCCATGGTCGGCGCGGACCTCGACATGATGCGACGCGACTGTGCCGCCGCGCGGCCGGTGAAACCGACTGTGTTCACCGACCTGAGGTCCGGCCACGGCCTCCCCGAGCTGACCGAACGCCTGATCGACGGGGCGATGCTCGGCGTCGGAGTCCCGTGA
- a CDS encoding chorismate mutase: MMFPMMRLPALAATLAMLLSLFAPAAAAQPHTTLVDLVDAATRRLQVAEPIAANKFHTGGLIEDPARETQVLDAVSAEAAALQIDPAYVATAFRDQIDATVAIEYTRLAQWKFDPAAAPVDVPDLTASRGIIDALNREMVTRMADEWDKLHAPTCRPELDQAKATVAAQRGLDPLYRQALDHATRSYCR; this comes from the coding sequence ATGATGTTCCCGATGATGCGCCTTCCCGCTCTGGCCGCCACCCTGGCGATGTTGCTGTCGCTGTTCGCACCGGCCGCCGCGGCCCAGCCACACACCACCCTCGTCGATCTCGTGGATGCGGCGACGCGCCGCCTCCAGGTCGCCGAACCGATCGCGGCCAACAAGTTCCACACCGGCGGGCTGATCGAGGACCCGGCGCGCGAGACGCAGGTGCTCGACGCGGTGTCGGCGGAAGCAGCGGCGTTGCAGATCGATCCGGCCTACGTGGCCACCGCCTTCCGCGACCAGATCGACGCCACCGTGGCGATCGAGTACACCCGGCTGGCGCAGTGGAAGTTCGATCCGGCCGCCGCCCCGGTGGACGTGCCCGATCTCACAGCCTCGAGGGGGATCATCGACGCGCTGAACCGGGAGATGGTCACCCGGATGGCCGACGAGTGGGACAAGTTGCACGCGCCGACCTGCCGCCCCGAGCTCGACCAGGCCAAGGCGACCGTCGCCGCGCAGCGCGGGCTCGATCCGCTCTACCGGCAAGCCCTCGACCACGCCACCCGCAGCTACTGCCGCTGA
- a CDS encoding helix-turn-helix domain-containing protein encodes MTDFRQRLLDALEASIAEDGYAKTTVAGIVRRARTSRRTFYEHFDSREACFVALLSDANAEQIRQISEAVDPSAPWQKQVRQAIEAWISSGEARSALMLSWIRDVPSLGAAARGLQRDAMEHFIDMVGTLGATDEFRAAGVGPVSRRRVIMLLGGLRELTAITVEEGGRMSDVTDEAVDASIALLSPPGH; translated from the coding sequence ATGACCGACTTCCGCCAACGGTTGCTCGACGCGCTTGAGGCCTCCATCGCCGAAGACGGCTACGCCAAGACGACGGTCGCAGGCATCGTGCGCAGGGCCAGGACCTCGCGCCGCACCTTCTACGAGCATTTCGACAGCCGGGAGGCGTGTTTCGTCGCTCTGCTCTCCGACGCCAACGCCGAGCAGATCAGGCAGATCTCCGAAGCCGTCGACCCCAGCGCACCGTGGCAGAAGCAGGTGCGGCAGGCGATCGAGGCCTGGATCTCGTCGGGGGAGGCGCGGTCGGCGCTGATGCTCAGCTGGATCCGTGACGTGCCGTCGCTGGGCGCCGCCGCGCGGGGGCTGCAGCGCGATGCGATGGAGCACTTCATCGACATGGTCGGGACGCTCGGCGCCACCGACGAGTTCCGGGCCGCCGGCGTCGGCCCCGTCTCGCGCCGGCGCGTCATCATGTTGCTCGGCGGGCTGCGTGAGCTGACGGCCATCACCGTCGAAGAAGGCGGCCGGATGAGTGACGTCACCGATGAGGCGGTCGACGCGTCGATCGCGTTGCTGAGCCCGCCCGGTCACTGA
- a CDS encoding urease accessory protein UreD: MTAPTIRPGELGIEVVADASGRTRATSLRQRYPQRVTMPLHCDPVHPGAATLCVQSPSGGTFSDDELRTVVCCRTGSHLHLTTQAATQVFAGDGDGARHHLEFTVHSGAVLQYYPGTVIPHTDSTFTQTIEVGVEPGGIYLGWEAVAAGRIAHGERYGYRVYDSAVVARVAGRAVARDRQVIRPGSDAMCLLEGDYLATFLVLAPGRDVESLVARLRTTLDGTQAYRGGAGRLPGASGAFVRLIAQRAPALQRAQQELFAATRADLLAEREER, from the coding sequence GTGACGGCGCCGACCATCCGGCCCGGCGAACTCGGTATCGAGGTCGTCGCCGACGCATCGGGGCGCACCAGGGCCACGTCGCTGCGGCAGCGCTACCCCCAACGCGTCACGATGCCGCTGCACTGCGACCCCGTCCACCCCGGAGCGGCCACGCTGTGTGTGCAGAGCCCCAGCGGCGGCACCTTCTCCGACGACGAGTTACGCACCGTCGTGTGCTGCCGCACCGGCAGCCACCTGCACCTCACCACGCAGGCCGCCACGCAGGTGTTCGCCGGCGACGGGGACGGCGCCCGGCACCACCTCGAGTTCACCGTGCATTCCGGTGCGGTGCTGCAGTACTACCCGGGAACGGTGATCCCGCACACCGATTCAACGTTCACCCAGACGATCGAGGTCGGCGTCGAGCCCGGCGGGATCTACCTCGGCTGGGAGGCCGTCGCCGCGGGACGGATCGCCCACGGGGAGCGGTACGGCTACCGGGTCTACGACAGCGCGGTCGTGGCCCGGGTCGCCGGCCGCGCCGTCGCCAGGGACCGGCAGGTCATCCGTCCCGGAAGCGACGCCATGTGCCTGCTGGAGGGCGACTATCTGGCGACGTTCCTGGTGCTGGCCCCAGGCCGGGACGTCGAGTCGCTGGTGGCACGGTTGCGCACGACCCTCGACGGCACCCAGGCCTATCGGGGTGGCGCCGGCCGACTGCCCGGCGCATCGGGTGCCTTCGTCCGGCTGATCGCACAACGCGCCCCGGCTCTGCAGCGCGCCCAGCAGGAACTGTTCGCCGCCACCCGTGCCGACCTGCTCGCGGAAAGAGAGGAACGATGA